One window of Xylocopa sonorina isolate GNS202 chromosome 9, iyXylSono1_principal, whole genome shotgun sequence genomic DNA carries:
- the LOC143426812 gene encoding uncharacterized protein LOC143426812 isoform X6, translated as MCSNEEVEDLANHDTGSMDDILEKFDGIKSEPLGSCLNQISSTKTEFRLNATKEFSTVATQTPLTLISLTLIQSSSNKHFIDSTTSPMHFNEEFCENVKPFPCSLVRNQVSITLGHETETQGTLLHPLLTGSRSRSSRDTILQISTSFSSNALGFRNEVLTVTTDYDSPISDTHSMLIDTIDQDANLDLHLSVRDTYERSHLLDFALSNVESMSNNVFRPRTDQRPWDIVKLLHSCLGCILAVNNEQTQPEYGSRGPRLQYALDALRLLLQL; from the exons ATGTGTTCAAACGAAGAAGTAGAAGATTTAGCTAACCATGATACAGGAAGCATGGATGATATTTTGGAAAAGTTCGATGGAATTAAATCGGAACCATTAG GCAGTTGCTTGAATCAAATTTCGTCGACGAAAACTGAATTTCGTCTAAACGCGACGAAAGAATTTTCAACGGTAGCTACTCAAACTCCTTTAACGTTGATTAGCCTTACTCTGATACAATCGTCATCGAATAAACACTTTATCGATTCGACAACATCGCCCATGCATTTTAATGAAGAATTCTGTGAAAATGTGAAGCCTTTTCCCTGCTCCCTTGTTAGAAATCAG GTGTCGATTACACTCGGCCATGAAACCGAGACACAAGGAACGTTATTGCATCCATTATTGACAGGTTCGCGATCTAGATCATCAAGAGATACTATTTTGCAAATATCGACCTCGTTCTCTTCAAACGCACTTGGGTTTAGAAACGAAGTTTTGACTGTAACTACTGATTACGATAGTCCAATATCTGATACACATAGTATGTTGATAGACACGATCGATCAAGATG ctAATCTAGACTTGCATCTGTCCGTACGGGATACATACGAGCGTTCGCATCTATTGGACTTCGCATTATCGAATGTTGAATCAATGAGTAACAATGTGTTCAGACCTAGAACAGACCAGCGACCATGGGACATCGTCAAGTTATTGCACAGCTGCTTAGGATGCATACTTGCCGTGAACAACGAA CAAACGCAACCAGAATATGGTTCTCGAGGCCCACGACTGCAATATGCCCTCGATGCACTACGATTATTGTTACAACTATAG
- the LOC143427391 gene encoding uncharacterized protein LOC143427391 yields the protein MRRYYLITFLLYFIAMYVNTDAWNTLRRFRQIWQTKDNRANVSLSPDPLKSKLQSFKFQNNVASYAGREKRLFPLLTIVKFDNNVCVGLNGENGTCVAVSECSQRGGVSSGICANGYGVCCIVTVSCGETTSNNNTYFVNPNYPSTFDDTTSCQLTLVKSHPSVCQFSFKYGVFYRLDFTQFNIRGPEMTNHQCIYDQFIVSGGNPVSTICGSNTGNHMYVDAGLGQTNPVTLTFVTSGHSFPRSWKVRVSQIRCDTMYRAEEGCLQYFTGISGEIKSFNYDSVTGLQLSNQDYSICIRMERNFCGIQYMTCPVDDREGEAMVPGNGMPAAQMMRSSNAFTLTGNTQSTQIASMTGAACQSDWLTIPCASNLGRLPTTMMTCVDRICGGTFNAENQNLNASSIISTVKPFRLIFHTDSLEAPNDVGNRGFCLNYIQQPCTTKLR from the exons ATGCGTAGGTACTATCTCATTACATTTTTATTATACTTTAtcgcaatgtatgttaataCGGATGCGTGGAACACTTTAAGAAGATTCCGACAAATTTGGCAAACAAAAGATAATCGTGCGAACGTGTCGTTGTCACCTGATCCGCTAAAAAGtaaattacaatcttttaaatTCCAAAATAATGTAGCAAGTTATGCTGGCAGAGAGAAACGGC TTTTCCCATTATTAACCATAGTAAAATTTGACAATAACGTTTGCGTTGGACTAAATGGTGAAAATGGTACCTGCGTCGCGGTGTCGGAATGTTCGCAACGCGGTGGTGTATCAAGTGGTATTTGTGCAAATGGTTACGGAGTTTGCTGTATCG TAACCGTATCCTGCGGCGAAACAACCAGCAACAACAATACTTACTTTGTTAACCCGAATTATCCATCGACTTTTGATGATACCACATCTTGTCAATTAACACTTGTTAAATCGCATCCAAGTGTATGTCAGTTTAG CTTCAAATACGGTGTCTTTTATAGATTAGATTTTACTCAGTTTAATATAAGAGGACCGGAAATGACCAACCACCAGTGCATCTATGATCAATTTATCGTTTCTGGTGGCAATCCAGTGTCTACTATATGTGGAAGTAATACTGGGAATCATA TGTACGTTGATGCTGGACTCGGGCAAACGAATCCCGTCACATTAACGTTTGTTACAAGCGGTCATTCTTTTCCTCGATCTTGGAAAGTACGAGTTTCTCAAATCCGCTGTGATACTATGTACAGGGCCGAGGAAGGATGTTTGCAATATTTTACAGGCATATCCGGTGAAATAAAATCATTCAATTACGATTCTGTTACTGGATTACAGTTGTCAAATCAAGATTACAGCATTTGTATTCGAATGGAGAGGAACTTTTGTGGTATTCAGTATATGACATGTCCAGTTGATGATAGAGAAG gtgaaGCGATGGTGCCAGGCAATGGAATGCCGGCTGCACAAATGATGCGCAGTAGTAATGCATTTACATTAACGGGAAATACACAATCAACGCAGATAGCATCGATGACAGGAGCAGCTTGTCAAAGCGACTGGCTAACAATCCCATGTGCGTCTAATCTGGGTAGATTACCGACCACCATGATGACTTGTGTCGATCGAATATGTGGAGGGACGTTCAACGCGGAAAACCAAAATCTGAATGCGTCTTCCATTATTA GTACCGTGAAACCGTTTAGATTAATTTTTCACACGGACAGTCTTGAAGCACCGAATGATGTCGGGAACAGAGGGTTTTGTCTGAATTATATACAACAACCTTGCACGACAAAGCTGAGATGA
- the LOC143426812 gene encoding uncharacterized protein LOC143426812 isoform X3: MCSNEEVEDLANHDTGSMDDILEKFDGIKSEPLGSCLNQISSTKTEFRLNATKEFSTVATQTPLTLISLTLIQSSSNKHFIDSTTSPMHFNEEFCENVKPFPCSLVSITLGHETETQGTLLHPLLTGSRSRSSRDTILQISTSFSSNALGFRNEVLTVTTDYDSPISDTHSMLIDTIDQDANLDLHLSVRDTYERSHLLDFALSNVESMSNNVFRPRTDQRPWDIVKLLHSCLGCILAVNNEPDACPYMRDAPPTYSTIYMSRATMRRNWRPFRSTNRSSFTAPMPPPSYAQTQGISLTSYSTNDPLRVSPNATRIWFSRPTTAICPRCTTIIVTTIEARQSIITHIIAIALFFCGCWPCCMIPYCINTCKTIDHYCPVCRAYLGTYRPC, translated from the exons ATGTGTTCAAACGAAGAAGTAGAAGATTTAGCTAACCATGATACAGGAAGCATGGATGATATTTTGGAAAAGTTCGATGGAATTAAATCGGAACCATTAG GCAGTTGCTTGAATCAAATTTCGTCGACGAAAACTGAATTTCGTCTAAACGCGACGAAAGAATTTTCAACGGTAGCTACTCAAACTCCTTTAACGTTGATTAGCCTTACTCTGATACAATCGTCATCGAATAAACACTTTATCGATTCGACAACATCGCCCATGCATTTTAATGAAGAATTCTGTGAAAATGTGAAGCCTTTTCCCTGCTCCCTT GTGTCGATTACACTCGGCCATGAAACCGAGACACAAGGAACGTTATTGCATCCATTATTGACAGGTTCGCGATCTAGATCATCAAGAGATACTATTTTGCAAATATCGACCTCGTTCTCTTCAAACGCACTTGGGTTTAGAAACGAAGTTTTGACTGTAACTACTGATTACGATAGTCCAATATCTGATACACATAGTATGTTGATAGACACGATCGATCAAGATG ctAATCTAGACTTGCATCTGTCCGTACGGGATACATACGAGCGTTCGCATCTATTGGACTTCGCATTATCGAATGTTGAATCAATGAGTAACAATGTGTTCAGACCTAGAACAGACCAGCGACCATGGGACATCGTCAAGTTATTGCACAGCTGCTTAGGATGCATACTTGCCGTGAACAACGAA CCAGATGCATGTCCGTATATGAGGGATGCACCACCTACTTACTCTACGATATACATGTCCCGTGCAACAATGCGTCGAAATTGGAGACCCTTTCGATCGACAAATCGATCTTCTTTCACTGCCCCGATGCCTCCTCCCAGTTATGCGCAAACTCAGGGCATTTCTCTTACATCTTACTCCACGAATGATCCCCTCAGAGTTTCAC CAAACGCAACCAGAATATGGTTCTCGAGGCCCACGACTGCAATATGCCCTCGATGCACTACGATTATTGTTACAACTATAGAAGCTCGGCAATCTATAATTACCCATATTATTGCTATTGCATTGTTTTTCTGCGG ATGCTGGCCATGTTGCATGATACCGTATTGCATAAACACATGCAAAACTATCGATCATTATTGTCCTGTATGCCGTGCATACCTTGGAACTTACAGACCATGCTGA
- the LOC143426812 gene encoding uncharacterized protein LOC143426812 isoform X5 produces MCSNEEVEDLANHDTGSMDDILEKFDGIKSEPLGSCLNQISSTKTEFRLNATKEFSTVATQTPLTLISLTLIQSSSNKHFIDSTTSPMHFNEEFCENVKPFPCSLVRNQVSITLGHETETQGTLLHPLLTGSRSRSSRDTILQISTSFSSNALGFRNEVLTVTTDYDSPISDTHSMLIDTIDQDANLDLHLSVRDTYERSHLLDFALSNVESMSNNVFRPRTDQRPWDIVKLLHSCLGCILAVNNEPDACPYMRDAPPTYSTIYMSRATMRRNWRPFRSTNRSSFTAPMPPPSYAQTQGISLTSYSTNDPLRVSPNATRIWFSRPTTAICPRCTTIIVTTIEARQSIITHIIAIALFFCGSNVFLADAGHVA; encoded by the exons ATGTGTTCAAACGAAGAAGTAGAAGATTTAGCTAACCATGATACAGGAAGCATGGATGATATTTTGGAAAAGTTCGATGGAATTAAATCGGAACCATTAG GCAGTTGCTTGAATCAAATTTCGTCGACGAAAACTGAATTTCGTCTAAACGCGACGAAAGAATTTTCAACGGTAGCTACTCAAACTCCTTTAACGTTGATTAGCCTTACTCTGATACAATCGTCATCGAATAAACACTTTATCGATTCGACAACATCGCCCATGCATTTTAATGAAGAATTCTGTGAAAATGTGAAGCCTTTTCCCTGCTCCCTTGTTAGAAATCAG GTGTCGATTACACTCGGCCATGAAACCGAGACACAAGGAACGTTATTGCATCCATTATTGACAGGTTCGCGATCTAGATCATCAAGAGATACTATTTTGCAAATATCGACCTCGTTCTCTTCAAACGCACTTGGGTTTAGAAACGAAGTTTTGACTGTAACTACTGATTACGATAGTCCAATATCTGATACACATAGTATGTTGATAGACACGATCGATCAAGATG ctAATCTAGACTTGCATCTGTCCGTACGGGATACATACGAGCGTTCGCATCTATTGGACTTCGCATTATCGAATGTTGAATCAATGAGTAACAATGTGTTCAGACCTAGAACAGACCAGCGACCATGGGACATCGTCAAGTTATTGCACAGCTGCTTAGGATGCATACTTGCCGTGAACAACGAA CCAGATGCATGTCCGTATATGAGGGATGCACCACCTACTTACTCTACGATATACATGTCCCGTGCAACAATGCGTCGAAATTGGAGACCCTTTCGATCGACAAATCGATCTTCTTTCACTGCCCCGATGCCTCCTCCCAGTTATGCGCAAACTCAGGGCATTTCTCTTACATCTTACTCCACGAATGATCCCCTCAGAGTTTCAC CAAACGCAACCAGAATATGGTTCTCGAGGCCCACGACTGCAATATGCCCTCGATGCACTACGATTATTGTTACAACTATAGAAGCTCGGCAATCTATAATTACCCATATTATTGCTATTGCATTGTTTTTCTGCGG TTCGAATGTTTTTCTTGCAGATGCTGGCCATGTTGCATGA
- the LOC143426812 gene encoding uncharacterized protein LOC143426812 isoform X4 — translation MCSNEEVEDLANHDTGSMDDILEKFDGIKSEPLGSCLNQISSTKTEFRLNATKEFSTVATQTPLTLISLTLIQSSSNKHFIDSTTSPMHFNEEFCENVSITLGHETETQGTLLHPLLTGSRSRSSRDTILQISTSFSSNALGFRNEVLTVTTDYDSPISDTHSMLIDTIDQDANLDLHLSVRDTYERSHLLDFALSNVESMSNNVFRPRTDQRPWDIVKLLHSCLGCILAVNNEPDACPYMRDAPPTYSTIYMSRATMRRNWRPFRSTNRSSFTAPMPPPSYAQTQGISLTSYSTNDPLRVSPNATRIWFSRPTTAICPRCTTIIVTTIEARQSIITHIIAIALFFCGCWPCCMIPYCINTCKTIDHYCPVCRAYLGTYRPC, via the exons ATGTGTTCAAACGAAGAAGTAGAAGATTTAGCTAACCATGATACAGGAAGCATGGATGATATTTTGGAAAAGTTCGATGGAATTAAATCGGAACCATTAG GCAGTTGCTTGAATCAAATTTCGTCGACGAAAACTGAATTTCGTCTAAACGCGACGAAAGAATTTTCAACGGTAGCTACTCAAACTCCTTTAACGTTGATTAGCCTTACTCTGATACAATCGTCATCGAATAAACACTTTATCGATTCGACAACATCGCCCATGCATTTTAATGAAGAATTCTGTGAAAAT GTGTCGATTACACTCGGCCATGAAACCGAGACACAAGGAACGTTATTGCATCCATTATTGACAGGTTCGCGATCTAGATCATCAAGAGATACTATTTTGCAAATATCGACCTCGTTCTCTTCAAACGCACTTGGGTTTAGAAACGAAGTTTTGACTGTAACTACTGATTACGATAGTCCAATATCTGATACACATAGTATGTTGATAGACACGATCGATCAAGATG ctAATCTAGACTTGCATCTGTCCGTACGGGATACATACGAGCGTTCGCATCTATTGGACTTCGCATTATCGAATGTTGAATCAATGAGTAACAATGTGTTCAGACCTAGAACAGACCAGCGACCATGGGACATCGTCAAGTTATTGCACAGCTGCTTAGGATGCATACTTGCCGTGAACAACGAA CCAGATGCATGTCCGTATATGAGGGATGCACCACCTACTTACTCTACGATATACATGTCCCGTGCAACAATGCGTCGAAATTGGAGACCCTTTCGATCGACAAATCGATCTTCTTTCACTGCCCCGATGCCTCCTCCCAGTTATGCGCAAACTCAGGGCATTTCTCTTACATCTTACTCCACGAATGATCCCCTCAGAGTTTCAC CAAACGCAACCAGAATATGGTTCTCGAGGCCCACGACTGCAATATGCCCTCGATGCACTACGATTATTGTTACAACTATAGAAGCTCGGCAATCTATAATTACCCATATTATTGCTATTGCATTGTTTTTCTGCGG ATGCTGGCCATGTTGCATGATACCGTATTGCATAAACACATGCAAAACTATCGATCATTATTGTCCTGTATGCCGTGCATACCTTGGAACTTACAGACCATGCTGA
- the LOC143426812 gene encoding uncharacterized protein LOC143426812 isoform X2 — MCSNEEVEDLANHDTGSMDDILEKFDGIKSEPLGSCLNQISSTKTEFRLNATKEFSTVATQTPLTLISLTLIQSSSNKHFIDSTTSPMHFNEEFCENVKPFPCSLVRNQVSITLGHETETQGTLLHPLLTGSRSRSSRDTILQISTSFSSNALGFRNEVLTVTTDYDSPISDTHSMLIDTIDQDDLHLSVRDTYERSHLLDFALSNVESMSNNVFRPRTDQRPWDIVKLLHSCLGCILAVNNEPDACPYMRDAPPTYSTIYMSRATMRRNWRPFRSTNRSSFTAPMPPPSYAQTQGISLTSYSTNDPLRVSPNATRIWFSRPTTAICPRCTTIIVTTIEARQSIITHIIAIALFFCGCWPCCMIPYCINTCKTIDHYCPVCRAYLGTYRPC, encoded by the exons ATGTGTTCAAACGAAGAAGTAGAAGATTTAGCTAACCATGATACAGGAAGCATGGATGATATTTTGGAAAAGTTCGATGGAATTAAATCGGAACCATTAG GCAGTTGCTTGAATCAAATTTCGTCGACGAAAACTGAATTTCGTCTAAACGCGACGAAAGAATTTTCAACGGTAGCTACTCAAACTCCTTTAACGTTGATTAGCCTTACTCTGATACAATCGTCATCGAATAAACACTTTATCGATTCGACAACATCGCCCATGCATTTTAATGAAGAATTCTGTGAAAATGTGAAGCCTTTTCCCTGCTCCCTTGTTAGAAATCAG GTGTCGATTACACTCGGCCATGAAACCGAGACACAAGGAACGTTATTGCATCCATTATTGACAGGTTCGCGATCTAGATCATCAAGAGATACTATTTTGCAAATATCGACCTCGTTCTCTTCAAACGCACTTGGGTTTAGAAACGAAGTTTTGACTGTAACTACTGATTACGATAGTCCAATATCTGATACACATAGTATGTTGATAGACACGATCGATCAAGATG ACTTGCATCTGTCCGTACGGGATACATACGAGCGTTCGCATCTATTGGACTTCGCATTATCGAATGTTGAATCAATGAGTAACAATGTGTTCAGACCTAGAACAGACCAGCGACCATGGGACATCGTCAAGTTATTGCACAGCTGCTTAGGATGCATACTTGCCGTGAACAACGAA CCAGATGCATGTCCGTATATGAGGGATGCACCACCTACTTACTCTACGATATACATGTCCCGTGCAACAATGCGTCGAAATTGGAGACCCTTTCGATCGACAAATCGATCTTCTTTCACTGCCCCGATGCCTCCTCCCAGTTATGCGCAAACTCAGGGCATTTCTCTTACATCTTACTCCACGAATGATCCCCTCAGAGTTTCAC CAAACGCAACCAGAATATGGTTCTCGAGGCCCACGACTGCAATATGCCCTCGATGCACTACGATTATTGTTACAACTATAGAAGCTCGGCAATCTATAATTACCCATATTATTGCTATTGCATTGTTTTTCTGCGG ATGCTGGCCATGTTGCATGATACCGTATTGCATAAACACATGCAAAACTATCGATCATTATTGTCCTGTATGCCGTGCATACCTTGGAACTTACAGACCATGCTGA
- the LOC143426812 gene encoding uncharacterized protein LOC143426812 isoform X1 → MCSNEEVEDLANHDTGSMDDILEKFDGIKSEPLGSCLNQISSTKTEFRLNATKEFSTVATQTPLTLISLTLIQSSSNKHFIDSTTSPMHFNEEFCENVKPFPCSLVRNQVSITLGHETETQGTLLHPLLTGSRSRSSRDTILQISTSFSSNALGFRNEVLTVTTDYDSPISDTHSMLIDTIDQDANLDLHLSVRDTYERSHLLDFALSNVESMSNNVFRPRTDQRPWDIVKLLHSCLGCILAVNNEPDACPYMRDAPPTYSTIYMSRATMRRNWRPFRSTNRSSFTAPMPPPSYAQTQGISLTSYSTNDPLRVSPNATRIWFSRPTTAICPRCTTIIVTTIEARQSIITHIIAIALFFCGCWPCCMIPYCINTCKTIDHYCPVCRAYLGTYRPC, encoded by the exons ATGTGTTCAAACGAAGAAGTAGAAGATTTAGCTAACCATGATACAGGAAGCATGGATGATATTTTGGAAAAGTTCGATGGAATTAAATCGGAACCATTAG GCAGTTGCTTGAATCAAATTTCGTCGACGAAAACTGAATTTCGTCTAAACGCGACGAAAGAATTTTCAACGGTAGCTACTCAAACTCCTTTAACGTTGATTAGCCTTACTCTGATACAATCGTCATCGAATAAACACTTTATCGATTCGACAACATCGCCCATGCATTTTAATGAAGAATTCTGTGAAAATGTGAAGCCTTTTCCCTGCTCCCTTGTTAGAAATCAG GTGTCGATTACACTCGGCCATGAAACCGAGACACAAGGAACGTTATTGCATCCATTATTGACAGGTTCGCGATCTAGATCATCAAGAGATACTATTTTGCAAATATCGACCTCGTTCTCTTCAAACGCACTTGGGTTTAGAAACGAAGTTTTGACTGTAACTACTGATTACGATAGTCCAATATCTGATACACATAGTATGTTGATAGACACGATCGATCAAGATG ctAATCTAGACTTGCATCTGTCCGTACGGGATACATACGAGCGTTCGCATCTATTGGACTTCGCATTATCGAATGTTGAATCAATGAGTAACAATGTGTTCAGACCTAGAACAGACCAGCGACCATGGGACATCGTCAAGTTATTGCACAGCTGCTTAGGATGCATACTTGCCGTGAACAACGAA CCAGATGCATGTCCGTATATGAGGGATGCACCACCTACTTACTCTACGATATACATGTCCCGTGCAACAATGCGTCGAAATTGGAGACCCTTTCGATCGACAAATCGATCTTCTTTCACTGCCCCGATGCCTCCTCCCAGTTATGCGCAAACTCAGGGCATTTCTCTTACATCTTACTCCACGAATGATCCCCTCAGAGTTTCAC CAAACGCAACCAGAATATGGTTCTCGAGGCCCACGACTGCAATATGCCCTCGATGCACTACGATTATTGTTACAACTATAGAAGCTCGGCAATCTATAATTACCCATATTATTGCTATTGCATTGTTTTTCTGCGG ATGCTGGCCATGTTGCATGATACCGTATTGCATAAACACATGCAAAACTATCGATCATTATTGTCCTGTATGCCGTGCATACCTTGGAACTTACAGACCATGCTGA
- the LOC143426949 gene encoding band 7 protein AGAP004871 yields MLHILVKVARHDSRVNPMSIPMATLSNGNGSTIQINTRPDDIQNRIIGGEESMQAENTTCKYILVVLSWLIVILTMPFSFIICFKVVQEYERAVIFRLGRLLPGGAKGPGIFFILPCVDTYARVDLRTRTYDVPPQEVLTKDSVTVSVDAVVYYRVNNATISITNVENAHHSTKLLAQTTLRNTMGTRPLHEILSERETISGNMQASLDEATDTWGIKVERVEIKDVRLPVQLQRAMAAEAEAAREARAKVIAAEGEQKASRALREASEVIGDSPAALQLRYLQTLNTISAEKNSTIVFPLPIDMVTYFMKASVAKDS; encoded by the exons ATGTTACATATTCTTGTTAAG GTGGCGAGACACGATTCCCGTGTGAATCCCATGTCCATCCCTATGGCAACTTTAAGCAATGGGAACGGATCGACGATACAGATCAACACGCGGCCAGATGATATACAAAATCGTATCATTGGCG GAGAAGAAAGCATGCAAGCAGAAAATACCACCTGCAAGTATATTCTCGTGGTGCTATCCTGGCTTATCGTAATACTAACAATGCCTTTTTCCTTCATCATCTGCTTCAAG GTAGTACAAGAGTACGAGAGAGCTGTGATATTTCGTTTAGGACGACTTCTTCCCGGTGGCGCTAAAGGACCCG GCATCTTTTTCATTTTACCCTGCGTGGATACTTATGCTCGAGTCGATCTACGTACACGCACGTATGACGTACCGCCTCAAGAG GTGTTAACGAAAGACAGCGTGACGGTATCAGTGGACGCGGTTGTGTACTATCGCGTGAACAACGCGACAATTTCGATCACGAACGTAGAGAACGCTCACCACAGTACAAAGTTATTGGCCCAAACGACACTACGGAATACAATGGGAACCAGACCGCTGCACGAGATCCTCAGCGAACGCGAAACAATATCCGGGAATATGCAG GCGTCTTTGGACGAAGCTACCGATACATGGGGAATCAAAGTGGAACGAGTCGAAAT AAAGGATGTACGATTACCGGTCCAGTTACAAAGAGCGATGGCTGCAGAAGCTGAAGCTGCTCGCGAAGCTCGCGCTAAG GTAATCGCAGCGGAAGGTGAACAGAAGGCTAGCCGTGCGTTGAGAGAAGCGTCGGAGGTGATCGGTGATTCGCCTGCCGCGTTACAGCTTCGCTACTTACAA ACTCTAAACACTATCTCAGCAGAGAAAAATTCAACGATTGTATTCCCATTGCCTATCGATATGGTAACGTACTTCATGAAAGCGAGCGTAGCGAAGGACTCTTAA